Proteins encoded in a region of the Oscarella lobularis chromosome 17, ooOscLobu1.1, whole genome shotgun sequence genome:
- the LOC136197125 gene encoding probable serine/threonine-protein kinase DDB_G0278509: MAYDLFVQFGGNSGKYEIDLPAYNSLRSLTKDQLAKLRSTLLNSLLAFNVTNSYWLSLKMASAKELPLKRFRCSMASMSNGSVLMFGGLTVSSALKFQSLNDMWMLTINSDNVALWKSLSSACMPSRHCNVPLPRFNNIFKFSKDAALVFGGMMLNSNSSSSCLDQYVWQFHLKTSTWKKQDVRNRSSCLPPSRKNETAGTECFTAGDFIGEKLFISFRYQRPNCDLCNHVAEQKTETYILDYYSQDPASWIKLGSLPNNIIQSNSLNCNGSIVSIGTFSAVNFKEINTPSITILPRPGCPQGMFSPNFGQTICQFCGLSKFAAASSNACASCPIGLTTKFSNSSSIDDCECSLDYCKHGSCTIQTKVGSKTPSVLCSCNVGFTGKRCQYPTYFLIGAGAITLSSLFTLLAVAVYRTKRENANKASKLSQLQKTLSITENEIKILHRIDQDCRGGYSEVYKATFRGMKYVAVKNLQMDIAEIDKTVLLEFIREIEVMSLLSHKNIVKFFGAGRFDKSNDPFLVLEYVKRGSLRNILYDSPNLVTFRRKWQFALDVALGMEYLHNLKRPRIHRDLKTANLLVDKNWVVKIADFGCAKLLIHEGEPLRPKKRRSASSSVSESSSNLLEEDLLPENCMTVWHIGTLYWCAPEILLKQAYGTPADVYSFGIVLWEIMTRCPPYEEYDDMARCTREETKMAIAVGGRRPTIPPFVPSSIAQLIRICWATDQKKRPKFSQVVSDLQQIQSQLLTENEVE, from the exons AGTTGGCTAAACTCAGATCAACGTTGTTGAACAGCCTACTTGCGTTTAACGTCACTAACTCGTATTGGCTTTCTTTGAAAATGGCTTCGGCAAAAGAACTCCCTCTCAAGCGATTTCGATGCTCAATGGCGTCAATGTCAAATGGATCAGTTCTCATGTTTGGAGGACTTACCGTTTCTTCTGCCCTAAAATTTCAGTCACTCAACGACATGTGGATGCTTACCATAAACAGCGATAATGTTGCGTTGTGGAAAAGCCTTTCTTCAGCTTGCATGCCGAGTCGTCATTGCAACGTCCCACTCCCACGatttaataatatttttaaattttctaAAGATGCCGCTCTCGTGTTTGGTGGCATGATGCTAAACAGCAACTCTTCTAGCTCATGTCTTGATCAGTACGTGTGGCAGTTTCATCTCAAAACGTCAACGTGGAAAAAACAAGACGTTAGAAATCGATCGTCCTGTCTTCCTCCCtcgcgaaaaaatgaaaCTGCAGGAACAGAATGTTTCACAGCTGGAGATTTTATTGGCGAAAAACTGTTCATCAGTTTTCGATACCAACGGCCAAACTGTGATTTATGTAATCATGTTGCTGAGCAAAAAACGGAAACGTACATTTTGGACTATTACTCTCAAGATCCTGCGTCCTGGATAAAGCTGGGTTCCTTGCCAAATAATATAATTCAATCAAATTCTCTAAATTGCAATGGATCTATTGTCTCCATTGGAACATTTAGCGCAGTCAATTTCAAAGAAATAAACACTCCATCGATAACCATTTTGCCCAGACCAGGCTGCCCTCAAGGAATGTTTAGTCCAAATTTTGGGCAAACTATATGTCAGTTTTGCGGACTATCAAAATTTGCTGCAGCCTCTTCAAACGCATGTGCTAGCTGCCCAATTGGCTTGACCACTAAGTTCTCTAATTCTAGCAGCATTGATGACTGTGAGTGTTCGTTAGATTATTGCAAGCACGGAAGTTGTACTATACAGACAAAAGTGGGATCAAAAACACCTTCTGTATTATGCAGCTGCAATGTGGGATTTACGGGCAAAAGATGCCAGTATCCCACTTACTTCCTCATTGGAGCAGGAGCCATAACTCTGTCTTCGCTTTTCACTCTTCTCGCAGTCGCCGTTTATAGAACcaagagagaaaacgcaAACAAGGCATCCAAACTCAGCCAGCTTCAGAAAACGTTGTCAAtaacagaaaacgaaatcaaaaTCCTACACAGAATAGATCAGGATTGCCGCGGTGGCTATAGCGAAGTGTACAAAGCTACCTTTCGAGGAATGAAATATGTTGCTGTCAAAAACTTGCAGATGGATATTGCAGAGATAGACAAGACAGTTCTCCTCGAATTCATTcgagaaattgaagtgaTGTCTCTTCTGAGTCACAAAAATATTGTAAAGTTTTTTGGTGCGGGAAGGTTTGACAAATCTAATGATCCGTTCTTAGTCTTGGAATACGTCAAAAGAGGATCGCTGAGAAACATTCTGTACGACTCTCCCAACCTTGTCACTTTCAGACGAAAATGGCAGTTTGCTTTGGATGTTGCACTTGGAATGGAATATCTTCACAATTTGAAGCGTCCAAGAATTCATCGTGATTTGAAAACTGCAAACCTACTGGTGGATAAAAACTGGGTAGTGAAAATCGCTGATTTTGGATGCGCAAAATTGTTGATTCATGAAGGAGAACCACTGCGCCCAAAGAAAAGACGTTCTGCAAGCAGCAGTGTAAGCGAAAGTTCAAGCAACCTTCTTGAGGAAGACCTTTTGCCGGAGAATTGCATGACGGTGTGGCACATAGGAACGTTGTATTGGTGCGCTCCGGAAATTCTTTTAAAACAAGCCTACGGTACACCTGCAGATGTTTATAG TTTTGGCATTGTTCTTTGGGAAATCATGACTAGGTGTCCGCCCTATGAAGAATACGACGACATGGCGAGGTGTACGAGAGAGGAAACTAAAATGGCGATTGCTGTGGGAGGGCGAAGGCCAACAATTCCCCCATTCGTTCCAAGTTCCATAGCTCAGCTCATTAGAATATGTTGGGCTACGGATCAGAAAAAACGACCAAAGTTCTCACAAGTTGTTAGCGATTTGCAGCAGATTCAGTCGCAACTACTCACTGAAAACGAAGTGGAGTAA